In a single window of the Gemmatimonadota bacterium genome:
- a CDS encoding MarR family transcriptional regulator, with amino-acid sequence MQLTARAGSLRLVRALVASLDFSAREVEATTGLTNAQLFVLRQLATNDHPSINDLAQRMRARQNTVSALVTRLVSAGYVERGQSPLDGRRAVLSLTRSGRRLVKHAPPAPLEQLLAALDAMSLKEVRALARGLAPLVDRLGVKPDFAPLLFESR; translated from the coding sequence ATGCAACTGACTGCGCGCGCCGGATCGCTCCGGCTGGTCCGGGCCCTGGTGGCCTCGCTCGATTTTTCCGCACGGGAGGTTGAGGCCACGACCGGCCTGACCAACGCCCAGCTCTTCGTGCTGCGTCAGCTCGCCACCAACGACCATCCGTCGATTAACGATCTGGCGCAGCGGATGCGCGCGCGACAGAACACCGTCTCCGCCCTGGTGACCCGGCTCGTGTCGGCCGGGTATGTCGAGCGCGGACAGTCGCCGCTCGACGGGCGGCGCGCGGTGCTCTCGCTCACCCGTTCGGGTCGGCGGCTGGTGAAGCACGCGCCCCCGGCACCGCTTGAGCAGCTGCTCGCGGCGCTCGATGCCATGTCTCTCAAGGAAGTGCGCGCCCTCGCGCGTGGCCTGGCACCCCTGGTCGACCGACTCGGCGTCAAGCCCGACTTCGCACCGCTCCTCTTCGAGAGCCGCTGA